One part of the Arabidopsis thaliana chromosome 1 sequence genome encodes these proteins:
- a CDS encoding uncharacterized protein (unknown protein; Has 3327 Blast hits to 2216 proteins in 265 species: Archae - 18; Bacteria - 202; Metazoa - 802; Fungi - 283; Plants - 84; Viruses - 187; Other Eukaryotes - 1751 (source: NCBI BLink).), translating into MTEYWLASENDAEFQEVALCNIRMKKNVLDQFKFPTENNNNLVEQPPLHNNMVSGSTMDQNMEEYADELENMLDEEQEEDDDRAIQQQHPEFPLQSHDSRSTLDKHMEEYADDLEKMLDEEEEGDDDSAIQQQHLEIHLQLQDHGSRSTTDQNMEEYANELENILDEEEEEDDDDDRGIQQQDSQIPLPVQSQDSGNPLVVIMEDERVDQDMIFDLVKQEEEERKLKTFTEICFAGLKTQRNLHFQDSYFAGGQEMSPWDNMVTNNNPFGLVFNTHGHEMQEPPVINGVN; encoded by the coding sequence ATGACTGAGTATTGGCTAGCGAGTGAGAACGATGCTGAATTCCAAGAAGTTGCCTTGTGTAATATCCGTATGAAGAAGAACGTCCTTGACCAATTTAAGTTCCCGAcagagaacaacaacaacctcgTTGAGCAACCACCACTACACAACAATATGGTTTCAGGATCCACAATGGATCAAAACATGGAGGAATATGCGGATGAGCTCGAAAATATGcttgatgaagaacaagaagaagatgatgatagggccattcaacaacaacatccaGAGTTTCCTCTTCAAAGTCATGATTCAAGATCCACATTGGATAAACATATGGAGGAATATGCGGATGATCTTGAAAAGATGctggatgaagaagaagaaggagatgatgatagtgccattcaacaacaacacctAGAGATTCATCTTCAACTTCAAGATCATGGTTCAAGATCCACAACGGATCAAAACATGGAGGAATATGCAAATGAGCTCGAAAACATActggatgaagaagaagaagaagatgatgatgatgatagggGCATTCAACAACAAGATTCACAGATTCCTCTTCCGGTTCAAAGTCAAGATTCAGGGAACCCGCTTGTTGTAATCATGGAAGATGAACGTGTTGACCAAGATATGATCTTTGATCTGgttaaacaagaagaagaagagaggaagctGAAAACGTTTACTGAGATATGTTTCGCAGGATTGAAGACGCAGAGGAACCTCCACTTTCAAGACTCTTATTTCGCAGGAGGTCAAGAGATGTCTCCATGGGACAACATGGTGACCAACAACAATCCTTTTGGGCTCGTGTTTAATACCCATGGGCACGAGATGCAAGAACCACCTGTCATTAATGGGGTCAATTAA
- the ABCB12 gene encoding P-glycoprotein 12, with protein sequence MNRDGAGEGDSVSHEHSTSKTDEKAKTVPLYKLFAFADSFDVFLMICGSLGAIGNGVCLPLMTLLFGDLIDSFGKNQNNKDIVDVVSKVCLKFVYLGLGRLGAAFLQVACWMITGERQAAKIRSNYLKTILRQDIGFFDVETNTGEVVGRMSGDTVHIQDAMGEKVGKFIQLVSTFVGGFALAFAKGWLLTLVMLTSIPFLAMAGAAMALLVTRASSRGQAAYAKAATVVEQTIGSIRTVASFTGEKQAINSYKKYITSAYKSSIQQGFSTGLGLGVMIYVFFSSYALAIWFGGKMILEKGYTGGSVINVIIIVVAGSMSLGQTSPCVTAFAAGQAAAYKMFETIKRKPLIDAYDVNGKVLGDIRGDIELKDVHFSYPARPDEEIFDGFSLFIPSGATAALVGESGSGKSTVINLIERFYDPKAGEVLIDGINLKEFQLKWIRSKIGLVCQEPVLFSSSIMENIAYGKENATLQEIKVATELANAAKFINNLPQGLDTKVGEHGTQLSGGQKQRIAIARAILKDPRVLLLDEATSALDTESERVVQEALDRVMVNRTTVVVAHRLSTVRNADMIAVIHSGKMVEKGSHSELLKDSVGAYSQLIRCQEINKGHDAKPSDMASGSSFRNSNLNISREGSVISGGTSSFGNSSRHHSLNVLGLFAGLDLGSGSQRVGQEETGTTSQEPLRKVSLTRIAALNKPEIPVLLLGTVVAAINGAIFPLFGILISRVIEAFFKPADQLKKDSRFWAIIFVALGVTSLIVSPSQMYLFAVAGGKLIRRIQSMCFEKAVHMEVSWFDEPENSSGTMGARLSTDAALIRALVGDALSLAVQNAASAASGLIIAFTASWELALIILVMLPLIGINGFLQVKFMKGFSADAKSKYEEASQVANDAVGSIRTVASFCAEEKVMQMYNKQCEGPIKDGVKQGFISGLGFGFSFFILFCVYATSFYAAARLVEDGKTTFIDVFQVN encoded by the exons ATGAACCGTGACGGCGCCGGAGAAGGCGACTCTGTTTCACACGAACATTCAACATCTAAAACCGATGAAAAGGCCAAGACAGTTCCTCTCTACAAGCTATTTGCGTTTGCAGATTCCTTCGATGTGTTTTTGATGATATGTGGCTCACTTGGAGCTATTGGGAATGGAGTGTGTTTACCTCTTATGACATTGTTGTTTGGTGATCTCATCGATTCCTTTGGAAAAAATCAGAACAACAAAGACATTGTTGATGTTGTCTCAAAg GTTTGTCTTAAATTCGTCTACCTTGGACTTGGAAGACTTGGAGCAGCCTTTCTTC aGGTTGCTTGTTGGATGATTACTGGAGAGAGACAAGCCGCAAAGATAAGAAGTAACTATCTGAAAACAATTCTGAGACAAGACATCGGATTCTTCGATGTTGAAACAAACACAGGAGAGGTTGTTGGTAGAATGTCTGGAGATACTGTTCATATTCAAGATGCCATGGGTGAGAAG GTGGGGAAGTTTATTCAGCTGGTATCTACTTTCGTTGGCGGATTTGCTTTAGCTTTTGCTAAAGGATGGTTGCTAACATTGGTTATGTTAACTTCGATTCCTTTTCTGGCTATGGCTGGTGCAGCCATGGCGCTTTTAGTGACTCGAGCTTCTTCTCGGGGACAAGCCGCTTATGCAAAAGCAGCAACTGTTGTTGAACAGACAATCGGGTCTATCCGAACG gttgcTTCTTTTACGGGAGAGAAGCAAGCAATAAACAGCTACAAGAAGTACATAACATCGGCTTATAAATCAAGCATTCAACAAGGTTTCTCCACTGGTTTAGGACTTGGAGTAATGATCTATGTGTTCTTCAGCAGCTATGCTTTGGCTATTTGGTTTGGTGGGAAGATGATACTCGAAAAAGGGTATACCGGTGGCTCTGTGATCAACGTGATCATCATTGTGGTTGCGGGTTCAAT gtCGCTTGGGCAAACATCTCCATGTGTAACCGCATTTGCAGCAGGTCAAGCTGCAGCATATAAGATGTTTGAGACGATCAAAAGAAAGCCTTTGATTGATGCTTATGACGTAAATGGAAAGGTTCTTGGAGATATCCGAGGAGACATTGAACTGAAAGATGTGCATTTCAGTTACCCCGCGAGGCCAGACGAGGAGATATTTGATGGATTCTCTCTGTTTATCCCGAGCGGTGCAACAGCAGCACTGGTAGGAGAAAGTGGAAGTGGAAAATCTACGGTGATAAATTTGATTGAGAGGTTTTATGATCCGAAAGCCGGTGAAGTACTCATTGATGGAATTAATCTTAAGGAGTTTCAGTTGAAATGGATCAGAAGCAAAATCGGATTGGTCTGCCAAGAACCTGTTCTGTTTTCGTCGAGCATCATGGAGAATATCGCCTACGGGAAAGAAAATGCAACGCTTCAAGAGATTAAAGTAGCAACAGAGCTAGCAAATGCAGCAAAGTTCATAAATAACTTACCTCAGGGGTTAGATACAAAGGTAGGAGAGCACGGGACACAGCTCTCGGGAGgacagaaacagaggatagCTATTGCAAGAGCTATTCTTAAAGATCCGCGGGTTTTGCTTCTGGATGAAGCAACAAGCGCGCTCGATACAGAATCCGAAAGAGTGGTTCAAGAGGCTTTAGATAGAGTCATGGTTAACCGGACTACGGTGGTGGTTGCGCATAGATTAAGCACGGTAAGAAATGCGGATATGATTGCAGTAATTCACAGCGGAAAAATGGTGGAAAAAGGTTCGCATTCTGAGTTGTTGAAAGATTCCGTGGGAGCTTATTCGCAGCTCATTCGGTGTCAAGAGATAAACAAGGGTCATGATGCAAAACCATCAGACATGGCTTCGGGATCATCTTTCCGGAATTCGAATTTGAACATATCAAGAGAGGGATCGGTTATCAGTGGTGGAACCTCGTCTTTTGGAAATAGCAGTCGTCATCATTCTTTGAATGTCCTTGGTTTATTCGCTGGACTAGACCTTGGTAGCGGTAGCCAAAGAGTAGGCCAAGAGGAAACTGGAACGACGAGTCAAGAACCGCTCCGAAAAGTATCACTCACCCGAATCGCAGCTCTAAACAAACCTGAGATCCCGGTTCTCCTTCTTGGAACTGTAGTAGCAGCAATCAATGGCGCGATTTTCCCGCTTTTCGGGATTCTGATTTCAAGAGTCATCGAAGCGTTCTTCAAACCAGCTGACCaattaaagaaagattcaagattCTGGGCGATTATATTTGTAGCTCTGGGAGTAACTTCGTTGATTGTCTCACCGTCTCAAATGTATCTGTTTGCAGTAGCTGGAGGAAAACTTATACGACGAATTCAGTCAATGTGCTTTGAGAAAGCGGTTCACATGGAGGTTAGCTGGTTCGATGAGCCAGAGAACTCGAGTGGTACAATGGGGGCAAGGCTCTCGACTGATGCAGCTTTGATTAGAGCTCTAGTAGGAGATGCATTGTCTTTAGCGGTTCAAAACGCTGCATCTGCTGCGTCTGGATTGATTATAGCGTTCACTGCGAGTTGGGAATTGGCGCTTATAATCTTAGTGATGCTTCCTCTTATTGGTATCAATGGCTTTCTTCAAGTCAAGTTTATGAAAGGATTCAGCGCCGACGCAAAG TCAAAGTATGAGGAGGCAAGTCAGGTAGCGAACGACGCGGTGGGGAGTATAAGAACAGTTGCATCTTTCTGCGCGGAGGAGAAAGTGATGCAGATGTATAATAAGCAATGTGAAGGTCCGATAAAAGATGGAGTAAAGCAAGGTTTCATCAGCGGATTAGGGTTTggattctccttcttcattctGTTTTGTGTCTACGCGACAAGCTTCTACGCGGCAGCTAGATTGGTTGAAGATGGCAAAACTACTTTCATTGATGTTTTCCAGGTGAATTGA
- the ABCB12 gene encoding P-glycoprotein 12 (P-glycoprotein 12 (PGP12); FUNCTIONS IN: ATPase activity, coupled to transmembrane movement of substances; INVOLVED IN: response to cyclopentenone; LOCATED IN: integral to membrane; CONTAINS InterPro DOMAIN/s: ATPase, AAA+ type, core (InterPro:IPR003593), ABC transporter-like (InterPro:IPR003439), ABC transporter, transmembrane domain, type 1 (InterPro:IPR011527), ABC transporter integral membrane type 1 (InterPro:IPR017940), ABC transporter, transmembrane domain (InterPro:IPR001140), ABC transporter, conserved site (InterPro:IPR017871); BEST Arabidopsis thaliana protein match is: P-glycoprotein 11 (TAIR:AT1G02520.1); Has 834511 Blast hits to 387558 proteins in 4042 species: Archae - 14726; Bacteria - 649276; Metazoa - 18491; Fungi - 13092; Plants - 9791; Viruses - 35; Other Eukaryotes - 129100 (source: NCBI BLink).) produces the protein MNRDGAGEGDSVSHEHSTSKTDEKAKTVPLYKLFAFADSFDVFLMICGSLGAIGNGVCLPLMTLLFGDLIDSFGKNQNNKDIVDVVSKVCLKFVYLGLGRLGAAFLQVACWMITGERQAAKIRSNYLKTILRQDIGFFDVETNTGEVVGRMSGDTVHIQDAMGEKVGKFIQLVSTFVGGFALAFAKGWLLTLVMLTSIPFLAMAGAAMALLVTRASSRGQAAYAKAATVVEQTIGSIRTVASFTGEKQAINSYKKYITSAYKSSIQQGFSTGLGLGVMIYVFFSSYALAIWFGGKMILEKGYTGGSVINVIIIVVAGSMSLGQTSPCVTAFAAGQAAAYKMFETIKRKPLIDAYDVNGKVLGDIRGDIELKDVHFSYPARPDEEIFDGFSLFIPSGATAALVGESGSGKSTVINLIERFYDPKAGEVLIDGINLKEFQLKWIRSKIGLVCQEPVLFSSSIMENIAYGKENATLQEIKVATELANAAKFINNLPQGLDTKVGEHGTQLSGGQKQRIAIARAILKDPRVLLLDEATSALDTESERVVQEALDRVMVNRTTVVVAHRLSTVRNADMIAVIHSGKMVEKGSHSELLKDSVGAYSQLIRCQEINKGHDAKPSDMASGSSFRNSNLNISREGSVISGGTSSFGNSSRHHSLNVLGLFAGLDLGSGSQRVGQEETGTTSQEPLRKVSLTRIAALNKPEIPVLLLGTVVAAINGAIFPLFGILISRVIEAFFKPADQLKKDSRFWAIIFVALGVTSLIVSPSQMYLFAVAGGKLIRRIQSMCFEKAVHMEVSWFDEPENSSGTMGARLSTDAALIRALVGDALSLAVQNAASAASGLIIAFTASWELALIILVMLPLIGINGFLQVKFMKGFSADAKSKYEEASQVANDAVGSIRTVASFCAEEKVMQMYNKQCEGPIKDGVKQGFISGLGFGFSFFILFCVYATSFYAAARLVEDGKTTFIDVFQVFFALTMAAIGISQSSTFAPDSSKAKVAAASIFAIIDRKSKIDSSDETGTVLENVKGDIELRHLSFTYPARPGIQIFRDLCLTIRAGKTVALVGESGSGKSTVISLLQRFYDPDSGQITLDGVELKKLQLKWLRQQMGLVGQEPVLFNDTIRANIAYGKGSEEAATESEIIAAAELANAHKFISSIQQGYDTVVGEKGIQLSGGQKQRVAIARAIVKEPKILLLDEATSALDAESERLVQDALDRVIVNRTTVVVAHRLSTIKNADVIAIVKNGVIAENGTHETLIKIDGGVYASLVQLHMTASN, from the exons ATGAACCGTGACGGCGCCGGAGAAGGCGACTCTGTTTCACACGAACATTCAACATCTAAAACCGATGAAAAGGCCAAGACAGTTCCTCTCTACAAGCTATTTGCGTTTGCAGATTCCTTCGATGTGTTTTTGATGATATGTGGCTCACTTGGAGCTATTGGGAATGGAGTGTGTTTACCTCTTATGACATTGTTGTTTGGTGATCTCATCGATTCCTTTGGAAAAAATCAGAACAACAAAGACATTGTTGATGTTGTCTCAAAg GTTTGTCTTAAATTCGTCTACCTTGGACTTGGAAGACTTGGAGCAGCCTTTCTTC aGGTTGCTTGTTGGATGATTACTGGAGAGAGACAAGCCGCAAAGATAAGAAGTAACTATCTGAAAACAATTCTGAGACAAGACATCGGATTCTTCGATGTTGAAACAAACACAGGAGAGGTTGTTGGTAGAATGTCTGGAGATACTGTTCATATTCAAGATGCCATGGGTGAGAAG GTGGGGAAGTTTATTCAGCTGGTATCTACTTTCGTTGGCGGATTTGCTTTAGCTTTTGCTAAAGGATGGTTGCTAACATTGGTTATGTTAACTTCGATTCCTTTTCTGGCTATGGCTGGTGCAGCCATGGCGCTTTTAGTGACTCGAGCTTCTTCTCGGGGACAAGCCGCTTATGCAAAAGCAGCAACTGTTGTTGAACAGACAATCGGGTCTATCCGAACG gttgcTTCTTTTACGGGAGAGAAGCAAGCAATAAACAGCTACAAGAAGTACATAACATCGGCTTATAAATCAAGCATTCAACAAGGTTTCTCCACTGGTTTAGGACTTGGAGTAATGATCTATGTGTTCTTCAGCAGCTATGCTTTGGCTATTTGGTTTGGTGGGAAGATGATACTCGAAAAAGGGTATACCGGTGGCTCTGTGATCAACGTGATCATCATTGTGGTTGCGGGTTCAAT gtCGCTTGGGCAAACATCTCCATGTGTAACCGCATTTGCAGCAGGTCAAGCTGCAGCATATAAGATGTTTGAGACGATCAAAAGAAAGCCTTTGATTGATGCTTATGACGTAAATGGAAAGGTTCTTGGAGATATCCGAGGAGACATTGAACTGAAAGATGTGCATTTCAGTTACCCCGCGAGGCCAGACGAGGAGATATTTGATGGATTCTCTCTGTTTATCCCGAGCGGTGCAACAGCAGCACTGGTAGGAGAAAGTGGAAGTGGAAAATCTACGGTGATAAATTTGATTGAGAGGTTTTATGATCCGAAAGCCGGTGAAGTACTCATTGATGGAATTAATCTTAAGGAGTTTCAGTTGAAATGGATCAGAAGCAAAATCGGATTGGTCTGCCAAGAACCTGTTCTGTTTTCGTCGAGCATCATGGAGAATATCGCCTACGGGAAAGAAAATGCAACGCTTCAAGAGATTAAAGTAGCAACAGAGCTAGCAAATGCAGCAAAGTTCATAAATAACTTACCTCAGGGGTTAGATACAAAGGTAGGAGAGCACGGGACACAGCTCTCGGGAGgacagaaacagaggatagCTATTGCAAGAGCTATTCTTAAAGATCCGCGGGTTTTGCTTCTGGATGAAGCAACAAGCGCGCTCGATACAGAATCCGAAAGAGTGGTTCAAGAGGCTTTAGATAGAGTCATGGTTAACCGGACTACGGTGGTGGTTGCGCATAGATTAAGCACGGTAAGAAATGCGGATATGATTGCAGTAATTCACAGCGGAAAAATGGTGGAAAAAGGTTCGCATTCTGAGTTGTTGAAAGATTCCGTGGGAGCTTATTCGCAGCTCATTCGGTGTCAAGAGATAAACAAGGGTCATGATGCAAAACCATCAGACATGGCTTCGGGATCATCTTTCCGGAATTCGAATTTGAACATATCAAGAGAGGGATCGGTTATCAGTGGTGGAACCTCGTCTTTTGGAAATAGCAGTCGTCATCATTCTTTGAATGTCCTTGGTTTATTCGCTGGACTAGACCTTGGTAGCGGTAGCCAAAGAGTAGGCCAAGAGGAAACTGGAACGACGAGTCAAGAACCGCTCCGAAAAGTATCACTCACCCGAATCGCAGCTCTAAACAAACCTGAGATCCCGGTTCTCCTTCTTGGAACTGTAGTAGCAGCAATCAATGGCGCGATTTTCCCGCTTTTCGGGATTCTGATTTCAAGAGTCATCGAAGCGTTCTTCAAACCAGCTGACCaattaaagaaagattcaagattCTGGGCGATTATATTTGTAGCTCTGGGAGTAACTTCGTTGATTGTCTCACCGTCTCAAATGTATCTGTTTGCAGTAGCTGGAGGAAAACTTATACGACGAATTCAGTCAATGTGCTTTGAGAAAGCGGTTCACATGGAGGTTAGCTGGTTCGATGAGCCAGAGAACTCGAGTGGTACAATGGGGGCAAGGCTCTCGACTGATGCAGCTTTGATTAGAGCTCTAGTAGGAGATGCATTGTCTTTAGCGGTTCAAAACGCTGCATCTGCTGCGTCTGGATTGATTATAGCGTTCACTGCGAGTTGGGAATTGGCGCTTATAATCTTAGTGATGCTTCCTCTTATTGGTATCAATGGCTTTCTTCAAGTCAAGTTTATGAAAGGATTCAGCGCCGACGCAAAG TCAAAGTATGAGGAGGCAAGTCAGGTAGCGAACGACGCGGTGGGGAGTATAAGAACAGTTGCATCTTTCTGCGCGGAGGAGAAAGTGATGCAGATGTATAATAAGCAATGTGAAGGTCCGATAAAAGATGGAGTAAAGCAAGGTTTCATCAGCGGATTAGGGTTTggattctccttcttcattctGTTTTGTGTCTACGCGACAAGCTTCTACGCGGCAGCTAGATTGGTTGAAGATGGCAAAACTACTTTCATTGATGTTTTCCAG GTGTTTTTCGCGTTAACCATGGCAGCTATTGGAATTTCTCAGTCGAGTACTTTCGCTCCAGATTCAAGCAAAGCCAAGGTCGCAGCTGCTTCAATCTTCGCGATCATCGatagaaaatcaaagatagaCTCGAGCGATGAGACAGGGACAGTGTTGGAGAACGTTAAGGGAGATATTGAGCTTCGTCACTTAAGCTTCACTTATCCAGCAAGACCAGGCATTCAGATctttcgtgatctttgcttaACCATTCGCGCAGGAAAG acgGTTGCTTTGGTCGGCGAAAGTGGGTCGGGGAAATCGACGGTGATCTCGCTGTTACAAAGATTTTACGATCCAGATTCCGGTCAGATAACTTTAGACGGAGTTGAGCTCAAGAAGCTGCAATTGAAATGGTTGAGACAACAAATGGGACTAGTGGGACAAGAACCTGTCTTGTTCAACGACACGATTCGAGCCAACATTGCTTATGGCAAAGGAAGTGAAGAGGCCGCAACCGAGTCTGAAATCATAGCCGCTGCAGAACTTGCCAATGCACACAAATTCATCTCTAGCATACAACAG GGTTACGACACAGTGGTGGGAGAGAAAGGGATTCAGTTATCAGGAGGACAGAAACAGCGGGTAGCTATAGCACGTGCCATCGTGAAAGAGCCGAAGATATTGCTTTTGGACGAAGCAACGAGTGCTCTTGATGCAGAATCAGAGCGACTGGTTCAGGATGCGCTTGACCGAGTGATTGTAAACCGAACCACGGTTGTGGTGGCTCACCGGTTATCGACCATTAAAAACGCTGACGTCATTGCCATCGTTAAGAACGGTGTGATCGCTGAGAATGGGACTCACGAAACGTTGATCAAAATAGACGGTGGGGTTTATGCTTCCCTTGTTCAGCTTCACATGACTGCTTCTAATTGA